The Streptomyces sp. HUAS CB01 genome has a segment encoding these proteins:
- a CDS encoding ATP-binding protein: MTVPETGADTGAEVLRPHAEDAFADELRALAAADDRPRPARWRLSPWAVATYLLGGTLADGTVITPKYVGPRRIVEVAVTTLATDRALLLLGVPGTAKTWVSEHLAAAVSGDSTLLVQGTAGTPEEAIRYGWNYARLLAHGPSRDALVPGPVMRAMADGMTARVEELTRIPADVQDTLITILSEKTLPIPELGQEVQAVRGFNLIATANDRDRGVNDLSSALRRRFNTVVLPLPATADAEVDIVSRRVDQTGRSLDLPAAPEGIDEIRRVVTVFRELRDGVTTDGRTRLKSPSGTLSTAEAISVVTNGLALAAHFGDGVLRPGDVAAGILGAVVRDPAADRVVWQEYLETVVRERDGWKDFYRACREVSA, encoded by the coding sequence ATGACCGTGCCCGAAACCGGGGCCGACACCGGCGCCGAGGTCCTGCGCCCGCATGCCGAGGACGCGTTCGCCGACGAGCTCCGGGCACTGGCCGCGGCCGACGACCGGCCGCGGCCGGCCCGATGGCGGCTCTCTCCGTGGGCGGTGGCCACCTATCTGCTCGGCGGCACGCTGGCCGACGGCACGGTGATCACCCCGAAGTACGTGGGCCCGCGCCGGATCGTCGAGGTCGCCGTCACGACGCTCGCCACCGACCGGGCGCTGCTGCTCCTCGGTGTGCCCGGCACGGCCAAGACGTGGGTGTCCGAGCACCTGGCCGCGGCGGTCAGCGGGGACTCCACCCTGCTGGTGCAGGGCACGGCCGGCACGCCCGAGGAGGCGATCCGGTACGGGTGGAACTACGCGCGGCTGCTCGCCCACGGCCCCAGCCGCGACGCTCTGGTGCCCGGTCCGGTGATGCGGGCGATGGCCGACGGCATGACCGCGCGGGTCGAGGAGCTCACCCGCATCCCGGCGGACGTGCAGGACACGCTCATCACGATCCTGTCGGAGAAGACCCTCCCGATCCCGGAGCTGGGGCAAGAGGTACAGGCCGTCCGCGGCTTCAACCTCATCGCCACCGCCAACGACCGCGACCGCGGCGTCAACGATCTCTCCAGCGCGCTGCGCCGCCGGTTCAACACCGTGGTCCTGCCGCTGCCCGCGACGGCCGACGCGGAGGTCGACATCGTGTCCCGGCGGGTGGACCAGACAGGACGTTCGCTGGATCTTCCCGCGGCGCCCGAGGGCATCGACGAGATACGCCGGGTCGTCACGGTCTTCCGTGAACTGCGCGACGGCGTCACGACGGACGGCCGCACCAGGCTCAAGTCCCCGTCGGGGACGCTCTCCACGGCCGAGGCCATCTCCGTCGTCACCAACGGTCTGGCGCTGGCGGCGCACTTCGGCGACGGAGTGCTGCGGCCAGGGGACGTGGCGGCGGGCATCCTCGGGGCCGTCGTCCGCGACCCGGCCGCGGACCGGGTGGTCTGGCAGGAGTACCTGGAGACGGTGGTCCGCGAGCGGGACGGCTGGAAGGACTTCTACCGGGCCTGCCGGGAGGTGAGCGCATGA
- a CDS encoding M23 family metallopeptidase yields MNDQHPHAGYDAYATGSFDADPLFGAMPGSYEDGQVGHSGQYDATQWTTGSPTGYDAYGNPQHAYGQQYDATHFDAAQYDQTGQWDANAWNEAGQFTTPQFDTTAQAYDTTGQWTTTGYGTATSYETGAYDATAWNSAGTDATAVHPQYGEHTGQTQGSEHTAYALYEEQHDPTGVFVPEQFSPTTEFGASHETQTGSGYDTEAGLDTEPPAFGTEPAYGTETEFDTAGEYAEYAPYEPEGSSAADAHDGEPEPGGNSDAELIADAATVSAPAVTLASAASARPVRRAGGGRGRRRTPAKRSALLTVAVPSVCVMGVAGVAAASVGGLTDGEQQKDDNTAVTAADPSSVKPVAANNALDTQLAALSADARDFGDRASRTQERIDLKARQEAERKKREEEAALRERLRPKFALPVAQHGLSAYYGQAGVNWMSMHTGIDFPVSYGTPVMAATDGTVRTQWNSAYGNMAIVTAADGTETWYCHLSSTKIRSGKVKAGEVIAYSGNSGNSTGPHLHFEVRPGGGSAIDPLAWLRSHGLSPT; encoded by the coding sequence GTGAACGACCAGCACCCCCACGCCGGGTACGACGCGTACGCCACCGGCAGCTTCGACGCCGACCCGCTCTTCGGTGCCATGCCCGGCAGTTACGAGGACGGTCAGGTCGGCCACAGCGGCCAGTACGACGCGACGCAGTGGACCACCGGTTCCCCGACGGGCTACGACGCCTACGGCAACCCCCAGCATGCGTACGGCCAGCAGTACGACGCAACGCATTTCGACGCGGCGCAGTACGACCAGACCGGCCAGTGGGACGCCAACGCCTGGAACGAGGCAGGGCAGTTCACGACCCCGCAGTTCGACACCACGGCGCAGGCCTACGACACGACCGGCCAGTGGACCACGACCGGCTACGGCACGGCGACGTCGTACGAGACGGGCGCCTACGACGCCACCGCGTGGAACTCCGCCGGCACGGACGCCACGGCCGTCCACCCGCAGTACGGCGAGCACACCGGGCAGACGCAGGGATCCGAGCACACCGCGTACGCGTTGTACGAGGAGCAGCATGACCCCACCGGGGTCTTCGTCCCCGAACAGTTCTCCCCCACGACCGAGTTCGGCGCCTCGCACGAGACGCAGACCGGCAGCGGCTACGACACCGAAGCCGGCCTCGACACCGAGCCGCCCGCATTCGGCACCGAGCCCGCCTACGGCACCGAGACCGAGTTCGACACCGCCGGGGAGTACGCGGAGTACGCCCCGTACGAGCCGGAGGGGTCGTCGGCGGCGGACGCCCACGACGGGGAACCGGAGCCCGGCGGGAACTCCGACGCCGAACTGATCGCCGACGCCGCCACCGTCTCGGCACCTGCCGTCACTCTCGCCTCCGCCGCCTCGGCCCGCCCCGTGCGCAGGGCCGGCGGCGGCCGCGGCCGCCGCCGCACCCCCGCCAAGCGTTCCGCGCTCCTCACCGTCGCCGTGCCGTCCGTCTGCGTGATGGGCGTCGCCGGTGTCGCGGCCGCCTCGGTCGGCGGGCTCACCGACGGCGAGCAGCAGAAGGACGACAACACCGCGGTCACCGCCGCCGATCCGTCGTCCGTGAAACCCGTCGCCGCGAACAACGCGCTCGACACGCAGCTCGCCGCGCTCAGCGCCGACGCCCGCGACTTCGGCGACCGCGCGAGCCGGACCCAGGAGCGCATCGATCTCAAGGCGCGCCAGGAGGCAGAGCGCAAGAAGCGCGAGGAGGAGGCCGCCCTCCGCGAGCGGCTGCGGCCGAAGTTCGCCCTCCCCGTCGCCCAGCACGGCCTCAGCGCCTACTACGGGCAGGCCGGCGTCAACTGGATGTCCATGCACACCGGCATCGACTTCCCGGTCTCGTACGGGACGCCGGTGATGGCAGCGACCGACGGCACCGTGCGGACGCAGTGGAACAGCGCCTACGGCAACATGGCCATCGTCACGGCCGCCGACGGCACGGAGACCTGGTACTGCCATCTGAGCAGCACCAAGATCCGCTCCGGCAAGGTCAAGGCCGGCGAAGTCATTGCCTACTCGGGCAACTCGGGCAACTCCACCGGCCCGCATCTGCACTTCGAGGTGCGACCCGGCGGCGGTTCCGCGATCGACCCGCTGGCGTGGCTGCGCAGCCACGGTCTCAGCCCGACCTGA
- a CDS encoding cobalamin B12-binding domain-containing protein has translation MGVTGPIRVVVAKPGLDGHDRGAKVIARALRDAGMEVIYTGLHQTPEQIVDTAIQEDADAIGLSILSGAHNTLFAKVIELLKERDAEDIKVFGGGIIPEADIPPLKEKGVAEIFTPGATTASIVDWVNANVRQAA, from the coding sequence ATGGGTGTGACCGGTCCGATCCGCGTGGTGGTGGCCAAGCCGGGTCTCGACGGCCACGATCGCGGCGCGAAGGTGATCGCACGAGCCCTGCGGGACGCCGGCATGGAGGTCATCTACACCGGGCTCCACCAGACCCCCGAGCAGATCGTGGACACCGCGATCCAGGAGGACGCCGACGCGATCGGCCTCTCGATCCTCTCCGGCGCCCACAACACGCTCTTCGCGAAGGTGATCGAGCTTCTGAAGGAGCGCGACGCGGAGGACATCAAGGTCTTCGGCGGCGGGATCATCCCCGAGGCGGACATTCCTCCGCTGAAGGAGAAGGGTGTCGCGGAGATCTTCACCCCGGGAGCGACGACGGCGTCGATCGTCGACTGGGTCAACGCGAACGTCCGCCAGGCGGCGTAG
- a CDS encoding SWIM zinc finger family protein, with product MRWTAEQVLALAPDMPSRKAGSRLGTAGPWSGTGGSGAGVVWGLCRGSGSTPYRTVVDTSGPAYKCSCPSRKFPCKHALGLLLLWAGDEASVPAAEAPGWAEEWLAGRHARDRRQEDRAADGGPSARTADPEAARRRAERRAARITAGATELEQRLADLLRGGLAAADRSGYGLWEETAARMVDAQAPGLAARVRELGAIPGSGRGWPVRLLEESALVHLLDRAWLEIDRLPEPLAATVRTRVGLTAPAEGPAVRDDWLVLAQYDSADGKLTTRRIWLHGRDTGRTALLLSFGAVGRAPQLALPPGLMIDAEIVPYGGAGQLRAELREQFGAPVPIKAPPPGGSAEDALARYGGALRDDPWLDAWPVTLQAVVPVPSDDGWQLADADGPQALPVDPAAPSRPGLWRLVALSGGRPVTVFGECGHRGFAPLAAWSDDSPETVTLT from the coding sequence GTGCGCTGGACGGCCGAACAGGTGCTGGCCCTGGCTCCTGACATGCCGTCACGCAAGGCGGGAAGCCGACTCGGCACGGCCGGCCCGTGGTCGGGGACGGGCGGCAGCGGCGCGGGGGTCGTCTGGGGTCTGTGCAGGGGCAGCGGCAGCACGCCGTACCGGACGGTCGTCGACACGTCCGGTCCGGCGTACAAGTGCAGTTGCCCGAGCCGGAAGTTCCCGTGCAAGCACGCACTGGGGCTGCTGCTGCTCTGGGCCGGGGACGAGGCGTCGGTACCGGCCGCCGAGGCGCCCGGCTGGGCCGAGGAGTGGCTGGCGGGGCGGCACGCGCGCGACCGGCGGCAGGAGGACCGGGCGGCGGACGGCGGGCCGTCCGCGAGGACCGCCGACCCGGAGGCGGCCCGGCGCCGGGCGGAGCGCAGGGCGGCCCGGATCACCGCCGGTGCGACGGAGCTGGAGCAGCGGCTCGCGGACCTGCTGCGCGGCGGGCTGGCCGCCGCGGATCGGTCCGGGTACGGGCTGTGGGAGGAGACGGCCGCGCGCATGGTCGACGCCCAGGCTCCCGGACTGGCGGCGCGGGTGCGGGAGTTGGGTGCGATACCGGGCTCCGGCCGGGGCTGGCCGGTGCGGCTGCTGGAGGAGTCCGCGCTGGTGCACCTCCTCGACCGCGCCTGGCTGGAGATCGACCGGCTGCCGGAGCCCCTCGCCGCCACCGTGCGCACCAGGGTCGGCCTGACCGCCCCCGCCGAGGGCCCGGCTGTCCGGGACGACTGGCTGGTCCTCGCGCAGTACGACTCCGCGGACGGCAAACTGACCACCCGCCGGATCTGGCTGCACGGCCGGGACACGGGCCGCACCGCCCTGCTGCTCTCCTTCGGCGCGGTGGGGCGGGCGCCTCAGCTCGCCCTCCCCCCGGGGCTGATGATCGACGCCGAGATCGTGCCGTACGGCGGCGCGGGACAGCTGCGGGCGGAGCTGCGCGAGCAGTTCGGCGCTCCGGTGCCCATCAAGGCGCCACCGCCGGGCGGTTCCGCGGAGGACGCGCTCGCCCGGTACGGCGGGGCGCTGCGCGACGACCCCTGGCTGGACGCGTGGCCCGTCACTCTGCAGGCCGTCGTACCGGTCCCCTCGGACGACGGCTGGCAGCTGGCCGACGCCGATGGGCCGCAGGCGCTGCCGGTGGATCCCGCCGCGCCGTCCCGGCCCGGGCTGTGGCGGCTCGTCGCGCTCTCCGGCGGCCGCCCGGTCACGGTCTTCGGCGAGTGCGGCCACCGCGGTTTCGCCCCGCTGGCGGCCTGGTCCGACGACAGCCCCGAGACGGTCACCCTCACCTGA
- a CDS encoding esterase/lipase family protein yields the protein MGFLPLLRMRMSIALLRATALELAILTAHMIVYPSGLIPERRPAGPACGSPPPEYPEPPNPQETSGFAGSLGSLGSPEPQALPTRSSHPPAVLLHGFVDNRSVFVLLRRSLVRQSGRHVESLNYSPLTCDIRTAAELLGRHVEEICARTGRQRVDIVGHSLGGLIARYYVQRLGGDHRVRTLVTLGTPHAGTSVAPLASAHPIVRQMRPGSAVIEELRLPAPGCRTRFVSFWSDLDQIMVPLETARLDHPDLIVRNVRVSGIGHLALPVHPAVAAGIREALEASGAEADSSGAVSVA from the coding sequence ATGGGGTTCCTGCCGCTCTTGCGGATGAGGATGTCGATCGCCCTGCTGCGCGCCACGGCCCTGGAACTGGCCATCCTCACCGCCCATATGATCGTTTACCCGTCCGGCCTGATCCCGGAACGCCGCCCTGCCGGACCCGCCTGCGGATCACCGCCCCCGGAGTACCCGGAGCCCCCCAATCCCCAGGAGACCTCGGGCTTCGCCGGCTCCCTCGGCTCCCTCGGCTCCCCCGAGCCCCAGGCCCTTCCGACGCGGTCGTCGCATCCGCCCGCCGTCCTGCTCCACGGCTTCGTGGACAACCGGTCCGTGTTCGTCCTGCTGCGCAGGTCCCTGGTCCGCCAGAGCGGGCGCCATGTGGAGTCGCTCAACTACTCACCGCTGACCTGCGACATCCGAACCGCCGCCGAACTGCTGGGCCGCCATGTCGAGGAGATCTGCGCGCGCACCGGCCGGCAGCGGGTCGACATCGTCGGCCACAGCCTCGGCGGGCTGATCGCGCGCTACTACGTCCAGCGGCTGGGAGGTGACCACCGCGTCCGGACGCTCGTCACACTCGGCACGCCCCACGCCGGCACCAGCGTCGCCCCGCTCGCCAGCGCGCACCCCATCGTGCGCCAGATGCGCCCGGGCTCCGCCGTGATCGAGGAACTCCGGCTGCCCGCGCCCGGCTGCCGGACCCGGTTCGTCAGCTTCTGGAGCGATCTGGACCAGATCATGGTGCCGCTGGAGACCGCACGGCTGGATCATCCGGATCTGATCGTGCGGAACGTCCGCGTGAGCGGCATCGGCCATCTCGCACTGCCCGTCCATCCGGCCGTCGCGGCGGGCATTCGCGAGGCGCTCGAGGCGTCCGGCGCGGAAGCCGACTCGTCCGGTGCCGTTTCGGTGGCATGA
- a CDS encoding DUF5691 domain-containing protein: protein MSSTTRTSAWDELVTSALLGTDRRTPPADVLVPGLETPVALLDAAAVHTVRRRAGLLPAAARPRPEPAPPDDRRELPEPARRRLAVLLADRAAPAGSGGRRGTAPDLTELLPQWLAAANERGYRAPASLLPSLLDAARARTDLRPPALRFAGPRGVWLAGLNAEWKFALRGTTAGTALPAPEDGEAVRRLWEEGLFAERVALLASVRAHDPAAATALLAGTWPTERAEDRLMFLDSLRTGLSDADEPFLDQALSDRSRNVRATAAELLSALPGSALAGRMAARAAVCVGLDRTAAVATIAVEAPHECDAGMERDGVVPTAPSGRGERSWWLGQLVEATPLATWPGRLGGRTPEEIVSLPVADDWRDELHAAWCRAAVRQHDAEWARALLGAPSQPPATGPGTSSLAERASLLATLRAEERAEWVAGFISAHGLSEAFQLLGVCAVPWAGPLGRAVVDALDIARDAGSYPWSFSGVMGLAERCLDPAEASRLELLTATPDEPEGASPGAGSYWSEAFQRLVSTLRLRAEMHAELSAQPHGS from the coding sequence ATGTCCAGCACCACCCGCACGAGCGCCTGGGACGAGCTCGTCACGTCCGCGCTGCTCGGCACCGACCGGCGCACCCCGCCGGCCGACGTCCTGGTACCGGGCCTCGAGACGCCCGTCGCGCTGCTCGACGCCGCCGCGGTGCACACGGTGCGACGGCGGGCGGGACTGCTCCCCGCGGCGGCCCGGCCCCGGCCGGAGCCCGCACCGCCGGACGACCGGAGGGAACTGCCCGAGCCGGCCCGGCGGCGGCTGGCCGTGCTCCTGGCCGACCGGGCCGCGCCCGCGGGCTCCGGAGGGCGGCGGGGCACCGCGCCGGACCTGACGGAGCTCCTTCCGCAGTGGCTCGCCGCCGCCAACGAGCGCGGCTACCGCGCTCCGGCGTCCCTGCTGCCGTCGCTGCTCGACGCCGCCCGCGCCCGCACCGATCTGCGGCCGCCGGCGCTGCGCTTCGCCGGGCCGCGCGGGGTCTGGCTCGCCGGTCTCAACGCCGAGTGGAAGTTCGCCCTGCGCGGCACGACGGCCGGCACGGCCCTGCCGGCGCCCGAGGACGGGGAAGCCGTCCGCCGGCTGTGGGAGGAGGGCCTGTTCGCGGAGCGGGTGGCCCTGCTCGCGTCGGTGCGCGCGCACGACCCGGCAGCGGCGACGGCCCTGCTGGCGGGGACCTGGCCGACCGAGCGCGCGGAGGACCGGCTGATGTTCCTGGATTCGCTGCGCACGGGACTGTCCGACGCGGACGAGCCCTTCCTGGACCAGGCCCTGTCCGACCGCAGCCGCAACGTCCGGGCGACGGCGGCCGAGTTGCTCTCGGCGCTGCCGGGTTCCGCGCTCGCGGGACGGATGGCTGCGCGCGCGGCCGTGTGCGTCGGCCTGGACCGTACGGCGGCCGTCGCGACGATCGCCGTGGAGGCTCCGCACGAGTGCGACGCCGGGATGGAGCGTGACGGCGTCGTCCCGACCGCCCCCTCGGGGCGCGGCGAACGGTCCTGGTGGCTCGGCCAGCTGGTGGAGGCGACGCCGCTGGCCACCTGGCCGGGGCGGCTGGGCGGCCGGACGCCGGAGGAGATCGTCTCCCTGCCGGTCGCCGACGACTGGCGCGACGAACTGCACGCCGCCTGGTGCAGGGCGGCGGTGCGGCAGCACGACGCGGAGTGGGCCCGTGCCCTGCTGGGAGCACCCTCCCAGCCTCCGGCGACGGGCCCGGGGACGTCCTCGCTCGCCGAGAGGGCGAGCCTGCTCGCGACGCTCCGGGCGGAGGAACGAGCGGAGTGGGTCGCCGGGTTCATCTCCGCACACGGCCTGTCCGAGGCGTTCCAGTTGCTCGGCGTCTGCGCGGTGCCGTGGGCGGGCCCGCTCGGCCGGGCCGTCGTCGACGCGCTCGACATCGCACGGGACGCGGGGAGCTACCCGTGGAGCTTCAGTGGCGTCATGGGCCTGGCGGAGCGCTGTCTCGATCCCGCCGAGGCGAGCCGCCTCGAGCTCCTCACCGCAACCCCCGACGAACCCGAAGGGGCGTCGCCGGGGGCGGGAAGCTACTGGTCCGAAGCCTTCCAGCGGCTGGTCTCGACACTCAGACTGCGCGCTGAGATGCACGCCGAGCTCTCGGCGCAGCCACACGGATCGTGA